In the genome of Candidatus Rokuibacteriota bacterium, the window ACGAGCGGGACCCTGGCGTGACGCCTCGCGTTCTCCTCTACCTCGAGCACGCGGTCCAGGACGCGAGCCTGACCCGAACGGGCGAGCGTCGCGTCGTCTCCAAGCGCGTGCTCCACGTGGAGCTCGATGCCGCGGGCAGCACCCGGCACCTCCACTACGCGCCCTACCTCGACTTCCGGCCGCTCGCTGCCGATGAGCCGGGCGTTGACGCCCTGCTCGCCCGCCCCGAGTGCGGCTGGATCACCCGGGACCTGGAGCAGGCCGTGCAGACCTACGCCATCACCCAGGTGGTGCCGGCGCACGTGGCCGAGGTACGGGCCCGCAAGGAGGAGCTTGTCGCCAAGACTGAGGCTGCCGTCAAGGACCGGCTCACGAAGGAGATCAGCTACTGGGATCACCGCGCCGAGGAGCTGAAGCTCCAGGAGCAGGCGGGGCGGCCGAATGCCCGGCTCAACTCCAACGAGGCCCGCAGGCGCGCCGACGCCCTGCAAGCCCGCCTCGAGAAGCGGCTCGAGGATCTGAGGCTCGAACGCCAGCTCGCCCCCCTGCCGCCCGTGGTCCTGGGCGGCTTCCTGGTGGTGCCCGCCGGGCTCATTGTCGCCATGACCGGCCGAAGTGCCTCGCCGGTAGCCACGTCCGCCGACACCCAGGCATCCGCCGCGCGGGCACGCGCCCTCGTGATGGAGACCGAGCGGAGCCTCGGCTTCCAGCCTACCGACCGCGAGCACGAGAAGCTCGGCTACGACATCGAGAGCCGCGTCCCGGGCACGGGCCGGCTGCGGTTCATCGAGGTGAAGGGCCGGGTGGCCGGCGCCGCGACCATCACGGTCACGAAGAACGAGATCCTCTACTCACTGAACAAGCCGGAGGACTTCATCCTGGCCATCGTCGAGTTCCGGGAGGACGGTGGCCACCGTGCGCACTACGTGCGTCGCCCCTTCCAGCGCGAGCCCGACTTCGGCGTCACCAGCGTGAACTACGACTTCGCTGAACTGCTTGCACGAGCAGAGCCTCCGCGATGACGGGGCCGCCTGCGTACTTCGAGCGAATCCGCCTGAAGGCGGCGCGACGATGGGACCAGCTCGAGCAGGACCCGGAGCTCGCCGGTCCATGGCATCAGCTGTTCAGGCAGGTTCAGAGCCCACGGCATGTCCTCTCCGAACTTCTCCAGAACGCCGACGACGCGGGCGCGACCGAGGCCTCTGCCCGGATTGAGAACAACGTGTTCATCTTCGAGCATAACGGGGAGGATTTCACCGAAGAGCACTTCGCATCTCTGTGCGGCTTCGGCTACTCGAACAAGCGAACTTTGCACACGATCGGGTTCCGGGGCATCGGGTTCAAGAGCACGTTTAGCCTGGGCGATTGTGTTGAGCTCTTCACGCCGACGCTTGCGATTCGTTTTGACCGCAAGCGCTTCACTGAACCCCGCTGGGTATCGGGGGGCTCGAACACAGATGGAAAGACGCGCATCCGCGTTGAGATAGGCGACGAGCGCCGCCGAGGCGAGGTCGAAAAGAATCTCGAAGAGTGGTTCAAGAGCCCGGTGTCCCTGCTGTTCTTCAAGCATATTCGCAAGATGCAGGTCGGCGAGCACGCGGTGCATTGGGGTAGCGTAGGGCCGGGCCCCATCCCCGACAGCGAGTGGATGGCCCTCGATGAGCAGAAGGATGGTGCATGCCTGCTTCTCCGATCTGAGGCAGAAACATTCCCCGACGAAGCTCTCACTGAGATCAGGCAGGAACGCATGCTCGGCGTCGAGGAAGAAGCTGACTTTCCACCCTGCAGGATCGAGATCGTCGTGGGAGCGAAGGGGCGGTTGTTCGTGGTGCTACCGACAAGAGTCGAGACTGAACTGCCGTTTGCGTGCAATGCGCCCTTCATCCAGGATCCAGCCCGCCTGAAGATCAAGGACCCGGAGACGTCGGCTACGAACCGCTGGCTGCTTGAACGCGCGGGACGACTGGCCGCCGCAGCAATGCTCAACTGGCTGGGGCAGTCGCAGCTATCCATCACGGAGCGGGCTGCCGCCTACGGTTTGTTCCCGGACGTCAATCGGGACGACAATTCGCTGGAGGGCGTGTGCGGAACCATTGTCGAGGAGGCGTTCGCGGAGGCCATCGAGGGCAGGCCGCTGCTTCTGACGGAGGGTGGTGAACTCACCCTGGAGAATCAGAGCGTTATCATCCCGAGGACGGTCGTCGATACTTGGCCGGCCGAAGAGGCCGCGAAACTCCTCGATGAGAGCGGCCGACCGCCTTTGTGCCAGCAGGTCGAGACGGCTGACTGCAAGAAGCTATTGCGCTGGGGTGTGGTCGAGGAGATCGACAAGCAGAAGTTCCTCGCCTCGCTCCAGAGCAAACCCTGGCCGAAGCCCCGAACCTGGCGTCACCTGCTGAACCTCTGGGCCTACATCGCGCCGGAAGTTACCGGCTATCGGCACGATGTCAGGGGCGAAGATCTCCGGATCGTGCCGGTTCAGGGTAAGGACGTCCTGTATGCCGCGACCGCGGTGGTGCGCCTGGGGGAAAGGAGGCTCCTTCAGTCGGAAGACGACTGGGAGTTCCTGGCGACCCACCTGATCGTCTTGAACCAGGGCTGGCCGCGGTTCCTGTCCGAAGAACGACGAACTACAGAAGATCAGAGGGACGGGACCGCGAGGGAAAGGGCTGAAGCGGCCCACGCCGTCCTTAAGCAACTAGGCCTCGACGACACGAGTGATGTCAACCGGGTCATCGATCGGGTCGCAGCTGAGTTCTTCTCGCAGAAGCGGATCAGTGTGCAGGAGTGCGTCCGGCTCGCGCAAATCGCCGCAAAGCTTGGTGCGACGGCTGGCGACTCCTTCCACTATGTGACGAGAGACCGGCGCTTCAAGTCGGCCAAGGGGACCATTCTCTTCGATGGAGACGGGACCCTGGAGGAACTTGTCCCGGCGCAGCAAAGGGAGGCGCAACTCCTGCATGACGACTACATAGCGCGGTTCTCTTCTTGCTCCAGAGAAGACTGGTCGAGGTGGGTGTCATCCGGCCGGGCTGGCCTCCTTACGTTCATTCCGTTCAGCCCGAAGCGCTTCAATATGTACCGGAGGCGGGACGTCGAGCAGGAGGCGCGACGCCGAGGACTTGGGGAGAAGCTCCACTATCCGTACGTAACTGACGGCTTTGTTGTCGAGGACTGGGACTTCGACGAGATCTACTGGAGTCATTGGCAGGCGCTGGCCAGGAACGACGGCCGCTTGTGGACGAAGGTTGCGGAACGGCTCCTGTCCCAACGCGACGTCTACTGGAACAGGGCAAGGAGCGCCCGGCTCCTGCAGGTCGCGACGACGGGCAACGAACGATCGATGACCTACGATCCGCTCCTGCCGGGCTGGGCGCTTCGCCTGAGAGATGTGCCCTGCCTTCCCGACACCCGCGGCTTCCATCGGAAGCCCGGCGATCTTCTGCGGCGAACACCGGAGACGGAACCGTTGATGGACGTTGAGCCGTTCATCTACGGGCGTCTCGACACGGAGGCAACACGACCTCTACTCGATCTGCTTGGCGTGAGGCGTACCCCGGCGGGCCCGGACCGTCTTCTGGAGTGCCTTCGGGCGCTGGCGACGGCAGAGGCCCCGCCGGTGCACGAGGTAGACAAGTGGTACCGGCGGCTCGACCAGATGGTCGACACGTGTGCGACCGCCGAGTTCCAGAAGATCCGGCAGGCGTTCCGGATAGAGAAGTTGATTCTGACGCAGGATGGTGGCTGGGCTACTGCCGCCGCGGTATTTCTATCGTCGGGTGAGGAAGACGTGCCCGGCGTCGCTGTCGTTCGTTCATCGGTCGGCGACCTCACGCTTTGGAGAAAGATCGGGCTGGCGGAGCGACCGACTGCAGATCTGGCGATCCAGTGGCTGAAGGAGTTGCCATCCGGGCAGGTGCTATCCCAGGACGAGGCGAGGCGCGTGCGCGCTCTGCTCGTCCGGTATCCCGTTCGAGTGTGGGAGGAGTGCGCGCACTGGATCAACCTTGCCGGAGAATGGGCGCGCACGGGAGGACTGTCATACGCCCTTACGATGCAGTCTTTGATCCCCTGGGCACATCTCCACCCATGGGTGAAGCAGAAGACCGGTGATTTCCAGCGCCTTCCAGGGGAAGTGACGAGCGCCCCGCCGTTTTCTAGCCTGCCTCCCCTTGCGTTGCGGGTCGAGGAGCGCTTGGCCGGACACCCTACGCTGCCCGGGCGAGCTGAGATGAAGGAATGGCTAACGACAGTCGGTACTGAACTCCGACGGGTGGAACTCGATAGCGATCGGGAGACCGAGCGCGTTCGTGCTCTCGCGCACATGCTCGCGAGAACAACCTGGTACACCACGCCAGGAATCGAGATCATTCCCTACATCGACCGGACGCCTGCCGGGACCCCGCGGTGGGCCGATGTCCTCTGGCTCGGCCAGGCACTGTATGTCGATCAGCTGCCGAGAGCCAAGCTCGCAAGGCGTGTGCCGGAGGAAATCGGCAAGGCCTTCGGGCGGGCAGATATCAAAGCAGCGCTCGACTACAGCTTCGAGCGTGCCCGCGAAGATGTGCGGGAGTACCTTTGGGAAAACTTCACGCTCTCCAAAGATGCAGGCGCTCCTGAGACAGAGAGCGACGGATCGGGTGCGGAGCAGGCTGACAAGACGGGTGCCCGGTCGACTGAACCCGGTGCGGGGACCGATGAGACAGTCGGACTCCACGATTCGTCCCGTGGGGGAACGCAAGGCGCCTCCGGAGCGGACGCCGAGGGCGGCTACACAGAGACCGAGCAGTCGGACGGTGACCAGCACGAGACGATGGACGGTACCGGCCACGTGGTCGGGCCGCGTCGGAAGACGCCAGATCGCGCCAAGGCGAGTATCATCGAGGGCTTCGCAAGGGCGCAGGGCTTCCGTAAGGACAGCGACGGGCGCTTCTGTCATCCAGACGGGAGCTGGATTGGCCGTGCCGAGGGCGCCCGCTTTCCATGGGAGCGGAGAACCGCCACTGGCGACCTCGTTCGCTACTACTGGGCGAAGGACCACTGCCTGGAGCGCGAGCCACTGGAACTCGAGGCCGACGTCTGGGGGCTGATCGAGCAGCACCCTGGAACCTACGCGCTCATCCTTTCAAACGCAGCGGGCAGTGCGGTCGAGGTCACCGGTGATCGCCTCCGCGCCATGCGTGATGGTGGCGAAGTCACCCTGTACCCTGCAGCCTACAGGCTCGTATACAAGCATGACAGACAAGCATAGGAAGAAGCTCATCGAGGTCGCGCTGCCGCTGGAGGCGATCAACGAGGAGTCTGCTTTGCGGAAACGGAAGGCGCCCTCAGGGTACCCGACCACGCTTCACAAGTGGTGGGCGCAGCGGCCGCTCGCGGCAGCCCGGGCGGTGATCTTCGCCCAGATGGTGGACGACCCATCTGGCCACCCTGACCTCTTTCGGACGGAGAAGGCGCAAGAGAAGGAGCGGCAGCGCCTCTTCCGCATCATCGAGGAGCTGGTCCAGTGGGAGAACACGACCAACGAGAAGCTTCTGGAGCGGGCGCGGGTCGAGATCTGGCAGAGCTGGCGCGCGGCCTGCGCGGACGACGCCGGCCACCCCCGCGCGAAGGAGCTGTTCAACCGGCACAAGCTGCCCGCCTTCCATGACCCCTTCGCCGGCGGGGGCTCGTTGCCCCTGGAGGCGCAGCGGCTGGGGCTCGAGGCCTACGCGCGCGACCTGAACCCTGTGGCGGTGCTGATCTGCAAGGCGATGATCGAGATCCCGCCCAGGTTCGCGGGGAGACCGCCGGCGAACCCCAGTGCTCGGGGGAAGCTGGATCACAGCAAGGGCTGGCGCGGCGCGCAGGGGCTGGCCGAGGACGTCCGCCATTATGGCCAGTGGATGCGCGACGAGGCCGACAAGCGCATCGGCCACCTTTACCCGAAGGTCGAGGTCACGGCCGAGATGGCGAAGGAGCGGCCCGATCTCAAGCCGCTCGTGGGCCAGAAGCTCACCGTGATCGCCTGGCTTTGGGCGCGCACGGTGAAGAGTCCCAACCCCGCCTTCGCGCAGGTAGACGTGCCGCTCGCCTCCACCTTCATGCTCTCCGCCAAGTCGGGCAAGGAGGCCTACGTCGAGCCGACGATCGAGGGCCGCGGCTACCGCTTCACGGTGAAGGTGGGCAAGCCCAAGCACGTGGAGCGGGCGAAGAACGGCACGAAGCTCTCGCGCGGAGCGAACTTCTGCTGCGTGATGTCGAGCACGCCGATTGCGGGCGACTACATCAAGGCCGAGGGCAAGGCCGGGCGCATGGGCGCGCGGCTGATGGCGATCGTTGCCGAGGGCAAGCGCGGGCGGGTCTACCTGCCGCCGACCGAGGAGATGGAGGCTGTGGCGCGCCACGCGCAGCCGGAGTGGAAGCCGGAGACGCCGCTCGCCCCGGACCCGCGCGCGCTGTGGACGCCCCCCTACGGGCTGGCGACCTTCGGCGACCTCTTCACCCCCCGCCAACTCGTGGCGCTGACGACATTCTCCGACCTGGTGCAGGAGGCGCGCGAGAGGGTGCAGTGTGACGCGCTAGCCGCGGGTCTGCCCGACGACGGCGAGCCGCTGGCTGCCGGCGGCACCGGGGCGACGGCCTACGCCGATGCAGTATCCGTTTATCTTGCCATGGCGATCAGTCGACTTGCGGATTACGGCTCATCGATTTGCACATGGCGTCCCAAGGACAATGCGATGCGGTCGAGTCTGGCAAAGCAAGCGCTGCCGATGGCTTGGGATTTCGCTGAGGGTTCACCGTTTGGTGGATCTAGTTCCGGCTTCACAGAGTGCGTAGACGTGGTCGCGAAGGTTGTCGCTGTCCCTTGTGGGAATCAGCGCGGCGTGGCGCAGCAGCGAGATGCATCGAGATCCACCGCGGAGGAGGCACGCGCCTGGGTCATCAGCACTGATCCGCCCTATTACGACAACATCGGCTACGCCGACCTGTCAGACTTCTTCTACGTGTGGCTGCGGGGATCGCTGAAGGCTG includes:
- a CDS encoding ATPase, with protein sequence MTGPPAYFERIRLKAARRWDQLEQDPELAGPWHQLFRQVQSPRHVLSELLQNADDAGATEASARIENNVFIFEHNGEDFTEEHFASLCGFGYSNKRTLHTIGFRGIGFKSTFSLGDCVELFTPTLAIRFDRKRFTEPRWVSGGSNTDGKTRIRVEIGDERRRGEVEKNLEEWFKSPVSLLFFKHIRKMQVGEHAVHWGSVGPGPIPDSEWMALDEQKDGACLLLRSEAETFPDEALTEIRQERMLGVEEEADFPPCRIEIVVGAKGRLFVVLPTRVETELPFACNAPFIQDPARLKIKDPETSATNRWLLERAGRLAAAAMLNWLGQSQLSITERAAAYGLFPDVNRDDNSLEGVCGTIVEEAFAEAIEGRPLLLTEGGELTLENQSVIIPRTVVDTWPAEEAAKLLDESGRPPLCQQVETADCKKLLRWGVVEEIDKQKFLASLQSKPWPKPRTWRHLLNLWAYIAPEVTGYRHDVRGEDLRIVPVQGKDVLYAATAVVRLGERRLLQSEDDWEFLATHLIVLNQGWPRFLSEERRTTEDQRDGTARERAEAAHAVLKQLGLDDTSDVNRVIDRVAAEFFSQKRISVQECVRLAQIAAKLGATAGDSFHYVTRDRRFKSAKGTILFDGDGTLEELVPAQQREAQLLHDDYIARFSSCSREDWSRWVSSGRAGLLTFIPFSPKRFNMYRRRDVEQEARRRGLGEKLHYPYVTDGFVVEDWDFDEIYWSHWQALARNDGRLWTKVAERLLSQRDVYWNRARSARLLQVATTGNERSMTYDPLLPGWALRLRDVPCLPDTRGFHRKPGDLLRRTPETEPLMDVEPFIYGRLDTEATRPLLDLLGVRRTPAGPDRLLECLRALATAEAPPVHEVDKWYRRLDQMVDTCATAEFQKIRQAFRIEKLILTQDGGWATAAAVFLSSGEEDVPGVAVVRSSVGDLTLWRKIGLAERPTADLAIQWLKELPSGQVLSQDEARRVRALLVRYPVRVWEECAHWINLAGEWARTGGLSYALTMQSLIPWAHLHPWVKQKTGDFQRLPGEVTSAPPFSSLPPLALRVEERLAGHPTLPGRAEMKEWLTTVGTELRRVELDSDRETERVRALAHMLARTTWYTTPGIEIIPYIDRTPAGTPRWADVLWLGQALYVDQLPRAKLARRVPEEIGKAFGRADIKAALDYSFERAREDVREYLWENFTLSKDAGAPETESDGSGAEQADKTGARSTEPGAGTDETVGLHDSSRGGTQGASGADAEGGYTETEQSDGDQHETMDGTGHVVGPRRKTPDRAKASIIEGFARAQGFRKDSDGRFCHPDGSWIGRAEGARFPWERRTATGDLVRYYWAKDHCLEREPLELEADVWGLIEQHPGTYALILSNAAGSAVEVTGDRLRAMRDGGEVTLYPAAYRLVYKHDRQA
- a CDS encoding DUF1156 domain-containing protein, coding for MTDKHRKKLIEVALPLEAINEESALRKRKAPSGYPTTLHKWWAQRPLAAARAVIFAQMVDDPSGHPDLFRTEKAQEKERQRLFRIIEELVQWENTTNEKLLERARVEIWQSWRAACADDAGHPRAKELFNRHKLPAFHDPFAGGGSLPLEAQRLGLEAYARDLNPVAVLICKAMIEIPPRFAGRPPANPSARGKLDHSKGWRGAQGLAEDVRHYGQWMRDEADKRIGHLYPKVEVTAEMAKERPDLKPLVGQKLTVIAWLWARTVKSPNPAFAQVDVPLASTFMLSAKSGKEAYVEPTIEGRGYRFTVKVGKPKHVERAKNGTKLSRGANFCCVMSSTPIAGDYIKAEGKAGRMGARLMAIVAEGKRGRVYLPPTEEMEAVARHAQPEWKPETPLAPDPRALWTPPYGLATFGDLFTPRQLVALTTFSDLVQEARERVQCDALAAGLPDDGEPLAAGGTGATAYADAVSVYLAMAISRLADYGSSICTWRPKDNAMRSSLAKQALPMAWDFAEGSPFGGSSSGFTECVDVVAKVVAVPCGNQRGVAQQRDASRSTAEEARAWVISTDPPYYDNIGYADLSDFFYVWLRGSLKAVFPDLFATVAVPKAEELVATPYRHGGKEKAESFFLDGMTEAMRRLVEKAHPAFPVTIYYAFKQSESDGEAGTASTGWDTFLGAVIGAGFSITGTWPMRTEGDNRQIGVGANALASSIVLVCRPRAANAPTATRREFVTALKAELPAALANLQRGNIAPVDLAQAAIGPGMAVYTRYEKVLDAEGKPLTVREALALINQTLDEALAEQEGDFDADSRWALAWFEQQGFAAGEYGVAETLSKAKNTSVSGMVAAGIVASKAGKVRLLRPDELPAEWDPATDPRLTAWEVVHQLVRALEAGGEGAASELVAKLGTKAEVARELAYRLYTLCERKKRAAEALAYNGLVQSWPEITRLAREGDKADAAQPDLFGRP